A section of the Solitalea canadensis DSM 3403 genome encodes:
- a CDS encoding Crp/Fnr family transcriptional regulator translates to MSFELLLHNISQHIDLQDEEKAYFTSLLRIKKLKRKQFLLQAGDIETHQTFVTSGCLRSYSIDGNGFEHILQFAPTNWWIGDINSVINKSPATLYIDALFESDLILISRDDLEKVYKQIPSFERYFRILAENALVTHQRRLLDNLTLSAKDRYTNFCLRYPSLIQCLPQKYIAAYIGVTPEFLSKMLNSKQLSK, encoded by the coding sequence ATGTCATTCGAACTGCTTTTACACAATATTTCTCAGCACATCGATCTTCAGGATGAGGAGAAAGCCTATTTTACTTCCCTATTGCGTATTAAGAAATTAAAACGTAAACAATTTTTGTTACAGGCAGGAGATATTGAAACTCACCAAACATTTGTGACATCCGGATGTCTTCGAAGTTATTCAATTGATGGAAACGGATTTGAACATATCTTACAATTTGCTCCTACCAACTGGTGGATCGGCGACATAAATAGCGTTATTAATAAGTCACCGGCTACACTATATATAGATGCCCTTTTTGAGAGTGACCTTATACTGATTTCAAGAGATGATTTAGAAAAAGTATATAAGCAGATCCCTTCTTTTGAACGTTACTTTCGAATCCTGGCCGAAAATGCATTAGTAACTCATCAGCGCAGATTACTGGATAATCTTACCCTTTCCGCTAAAGACCGTTATACCAATTTTTGTTTGCGTTATCCATCGTTAATTCAGTGCTTACCGCAGAAATACATTGCTGCATACATTGGGGTTACTCCTGAATTTTTGAGTAAGATGCTTAACTCAAAGCAACTTTCTAAGTAA
- a CDS encoding pirin family protein, with protein MKKAIERIIQRPSRHGMVGDGFRVYNYIPGANIEQRRISPFLMLDFNPEFDFGPSEKVKGVDVHPHKGFETVTVAYKGSVAHHDSSGNSGVINPGDVQWMTAGAGILHKEYHEKEFSKKGGPFEMVQLWVNLPKKDKGVAPHYQAITAEQMSKIDLPNNAGSIEVIAGSFNETKGPASTYTPVNLSNIKLNNGGEVTTSTPADFNTALLVINGKITVNGEAVNEHNFVLFKNEGEEIHIKSEGESIVLLLSGEPINEPIVSYGPFVMNTEAEIREAILDFQAGKFGTLD; from the coding sequence ATGAAAAAGGCAATCGAAAGAATTATTCAACGTCCGTCACGACATGGAATGGTTGGTGACGGTTTCAGAGTATACAACTATATACCGGGAGCAAACATTGAGCAAAGAAGGATTAGTCCTTTTTTGATGCTCGATTTTAACCCTGAATTTGATTTCGGACCGTCTGAGAAAGTTAAGGGTGTTGACGTACATCCGCACAAAGGTTTTGAGACAGTAACCGTAGCTTATAAAGGAAGCGTGGCGCATCACGATAGTAGTGGCAACAGTGGTGTAATCAATCCCGGAGATGTACAATGGATGACAGCCGGAGCAGGAATTCTGCATAAAGAATACCATGAGAAGGAATTCTCTAAAAAAGGTGGTCCGTTTGAAATGGTTCAGCTTTGGGTAAACCTGCCCAAAAAGGATAAAGGGGTTGCTCCGCATTACCAAGCAATAACTGCAGAACAAATGAGCAAGATCGATCTGCCAAATAATGCAGGTAGTATTGAGGTAATTGCAGGATCTTTTAACGAAACCAAAGGACCGGCTTCAACTTATACACCGGTAAACCTGTCAAACATTAAGCTGAATAACGGTGGTGAAGTGACTACATCAACACCGGCAGACTTCAACACTGCTTTGTTAGTAATAAATGGCAAGATTACTGTAAATGGTGAAGCTGTTAACGAGCATAATTTTGTTCTATTTAAGAATGAAGGTGAAGAAATTCACATCAAGTCGGAAGGAGAAAGTATAGTGTTGTTATTAAGCGGCGAGCCTATTAACGAACCGATTGTAAGCTACGGACCATTTGTAATGAATACCGAAGCTGAAATCAGAGAAGCTATTTTAGACTTTCAAGCTGGTAAGTTTGGTACGTTAGATTAA